One Heteronotia binoei isolate CCM8104 ecotype False Entrance Well chromosome 20, APGP_CSIRO_Hbin_v1, whole genome shotgun sequence DNA segment encodes these proteins:
- the BUD31 gene encoding protein BUD31 homolog, which translates to MPKVKRSRKPPPDGWELIEPTLDELDQKMREAETEPHEGKRKVESLWPIFRIHHQKTRYIFDLFYKRKAISRELYEYCIKEGYADKNLIAKWKKQGYENLCCLRCIQTRDTNFGTNCICRVPKSKLEVGRIIECTHCGCRGCSG; encoded by the exons ATGCCCAAGGTGAAAAGGAGCAGAAAACCTCCTCCGGATGGCTGGGAGTTGATTGAACCAACCTTAGATGAACTGGATCAGAAAATGAGGGAAG CTGAAACTGAACCACACGAAGGGAAGAGGAAAGTGGAATCCCTCTGGCCCATTTTCAGAATCCATCACCAGAAAACACGTTACATCTTTGATCTCTTTTATAAGAGGAAAGCCATCAGCAGAG AACTGTACGAGTACTGCATCAAAGAAGGGTACGCTGACAAAAACCTGATCGCGAAGTGGAAGAAACAGGGCTATGAGAACCTCTGCTGCTTGCGCTGCATCCAGACGCGGGACACCAACTTTGGCACAAACTGCATCTGCCGGGTtcccaaaagcaagctggaagtg GGAAGAATCATTGAATGCACTCACTGCGGATGCAGAGGCTGCTCCGGATGA
- the PDAP1 gene encoding 28 kDa heat- and acid-stable phosphoprotein — protein MPKGGRKGGHKGRVRQYTSPEEIDAQLQAEKQKAKEEEEADQEEGGDGASAEPKKEKKSLDSDESEEEEDEDYQPKHKGVEGMIDIENPNRVAQAAKKVTQIDLESPRELSRREREEIEKQKAKERYMKMHLAGKTEQAKADLARLAIIRKQREEAAKKKEEERKAKDEASSAGKRLQSLSLNK, from the exons ATGCCCAAAGGAG GGAGAAAAGGAGGCCACAAGGGCCGGGTGAGGCAGTACACCAGCCCCGAGGAGATCGACGCCCAGCTCCAAGCCGAGAAGCAGAAGGCCAAA gaagaagaggaagcgGACCAGGAGGAGGGAGGCGATGGGGCGTCGGCAGAGCCCAAAAAGGAGAAGAAGTCGCTCGATTCTGACGAgagcgaggaggaggaagacgaagATTACCAG CCCAAGCACAAAGGAGTGGAAGGCATGATCGACATCGAGAACCCCAATCGCGTTGCGCAGGCGGCCAAAAAAGTCACCCAGATAGATCTGGAGAGCCCCCGGGAGCTGTCGCGAAGGGAGCG AGAAGAAATTGAAAAACAGAAAGCGAAAGAGCGATACATGAAAATGCACCTCGCCGGCAAGACGGAACAGGCCAAGGCGGATCTTGCCCGGCTAGCGATCATCCGGAAACAGAGGGAAGAAGCcgccaaaaaaaaggaggaggaaaggaaag CTAAAGACGAAGCCTCGTCAGCCGGCAAGCGATTGCAGTCGCTGTCCCTCAACAAGTAA